A genomic region of Rhodococcus oxybenzonivorans contains the following coding sequences:
- the paaE gene encoding 1,2-phenylacetyl-CoA epoxidase subunit PaaE, with translation MTVTDEPVVTPSRKKAFHTLTVADVESLCDDAVAVTFDVPDDLRDEFSFRPGQSLMLSRTVDGVEHRRSYSICAPAGARPRVGVREVTDGLFSSWLVQEVKAGDRIDVQGPSGTFHADPSAGGRHVLIAAGSGITPMLSIAGSVLANPESEVVLLYGNRRTRSVMFAEEIADLKDQYGPRFDVIHVLSREPREVELFSGRLDAERLRNILDAVVPTPDIDHFWLCGPFGMVTDAQTVLAEFGVPKSNIHHELFYVDDVPPQQEKHREPGVTGPSSEVTIILDGRNVTGALPQDESILDAGEQLRADLPFACKGGVCGTCRAKVTGGQVDMRRNYALEDNEVAAGFVLTCQTFPVSDSVTVDFDA, from the coding sequence ATGACCGTTACAGATGAGCCCGTCGTCACCCCGAGTCGCAAGAAGGCGTTTCACACGCTGACCGTCGCGGATGTCGAGTCGTTGTGTGACGATGCCGTCGCCGTCACCTTCGACGTGCCCGACGACCTTCGCGACGAATTCAGCTTTCGCCCTGGGCAATCGTTGATGCTCAGCCGCACGGTGGACGGTGTCGAGCATCGGCGCTCGTACTCCATCTGCGCCCCCGCCGGTGCGCGCCCTCGCGTCGGCGTCCGTGAGGTCACCGACGGCCTGTTCTCGTCATGGCTCGTGCAAGAAGTCAAGGCGGGTGATCGCATCGACGTCCAGGGACCGTCCGGAACGTTTCACGCCGACCCCTCCGCGGGTGGCAGGCACGTACTCATCGCCGCCGGCTCCGGCATCACGCCGATGCTGTCGATCGCCGGCTCCGTCCTCGCAAATCCGGAGTCGGAAGTCGTTCTGTTGTACGGTAACCGGCGCACCCGGTCGGTGATGTTCGCCGAGGAGATTGCGGACCTCAAGGATCAGTACGGCCCCCGTTTCGATGTCATCCACGTGCTCTCCCGTGAACCGCGTGAAGTCGAGCTTTTCAGCGGCCGGCTCGACGCCGAGCGCCTCCGCAACATCCTCGACGCCGTGGTCCCGACCCCGGACATCGACCACTTCTGGTTGTGCGGCCCCTTCGGTATGGTGACCGACGCGCAGACCGTGCTCGCCGAATTCGGTGTGCCGAAAAGCAATATCCACCACGAGCTGTTCTACGTCGACGACGTCCCGCCGCAACAAGAAAAGCATCGCGAGCCGGGAGTAACCGGACCCAGCAGCGAGGTGACCATCATCCTCGACGGGCGGAACGTGACCGGCGCCCTTCCACAGGACGAGTCGATTCTCGACGCCGGCGAGCAACTGCGCGCCGATCTCCCGTTCGCCTGCAAGGGCGGAGTGTGCGGCACCTGCCGCGCCAAGGTGACCGGCGGTCAGGTGGACATGCGCCGCAACTACGCACTCGAGGACAACGAGGTCGCCGCCGGCTTCGTCCTCACCTGCCAGACATTCCCCGTCAGCGACAGCGTGACCGTCGACTTCGACGCCTGA
- the paaK gene encoding phenylacetate--CoA ligase PaaK translates to MTSVLPTPTDTPDIENASRDRISTLQLERLQWSLQHAYDNVPHYKKAFDDAGVHPSDLKDLSDLAKFPFTAKKDLRENYPFGMFAVPQNKVSRIHASSGTTGRPTVVGYTANDISNWADLIARSLRAAGVTPSDKVHVAYGYGLFTGGLGAHYGAERLGCTVIPMSGGMTDRQIQLIEDFQPDAIMVTPSYMLTIVDAMIKKGIDPSKTSLRTGIFGAEPWTEEMRREIEKTLDMDAVDIYGLSEVMGPGVAMECVETKDGLHIWEDHFYPEVIDPVTGEVLPDGEEGELVFTSLSKEAMPIIRYRTRDLTRLLPGTARSMRRMQKVTGRTDDMIILRGVNLFPTQIEELILTVPTLAPQFQCVLERAGRMDSLTVLVEARPDAGPEAHPIATATLKKLVKDRIGVSVNVTVLPPAALERSIGKARRLVDNRPHA, encoded by the coding sequence ATGACCAGCGTGCTGCCCACCCCGACCGACACACCCGACATCGAGAACGCGAGCCGTGACCGCATCTCCACACTCCAGCTCGAGCGGTTGCAGTGGTCGCTTCAGCACGCCTACGACAACGTCCCGCACTACAAGAAGGCCTTCGACGACGCCGGCGTGCACCCCAGCGACCTGAAGGACTTGTCCGACCTCGCGAAATTCCCGTTCACCGCGAAAAAGGATCTGCGCGAGAACTACCCCTTCGGAATGTTCGCGGTGCCGCAGAACAAGGTGTCCCGGATCCACGCCTCGTCGGGTACCACCGGCCGCCCCACGGTGGTCGGCTACACCGCGAATGACATCAGCAACTGGGCCGACCTCATCGCCCGCAGCCTCCGCGCCGCCGGCGTCACGCCGTCGGACAAGGTGCACGTCGCCTACGGGTACGGATTGTTCACCGGTGGACTCGGCGCGCACTACGGCGCGGAACGCCTCGGCTGCACCGTGATACCGATGTCCGGCGGAATGACCGATCGCCAGATCCAACTGATCGAGGACTTCCAGCCTGACGCGATCATGGTGACGCCGTCGTACATGCTCACCATCGTCGACGCGATGATCAAGAAGGGCATCGACCCGTCCAAGACGTCCCTGCGTACCGGAATCTTCGGCGCCGAGCCGTGGACCGAGGAGATGCGTCGCGAGATCGAGAAGACACTCGACATGGACGCCGTCGACATCTACGGGCTCTCCGAGGTCATGGGTCCCGGCGTCGCGATGGAATGCGTCGAGACCAAGGACGGGCTGCACATCTGGGAAGATCATTTCTACCCGGAGGTCATCGACCCCGTGACTGGCGAGGTCCTCCCCGACGGCGAGGAAGGCGAATTGGTCTTCACCTCGCTGTCCAAAGAAGCCATGCCGATCATCCGCTACCGAACCCGCGACCTGACCCGCCTGCTGCCCGGCACCGCCCGATCGATGCGCCGCATGCAGAAGGTCACCGGCCGCACCGACGACATGATCATCCTCCGCGGCGTCAACCTCTTCCCGACGCAGATCGAGGAACTGATCCTGACCGTCCCCACGCTGGCACCACAGTTCCAGTGCGTCCTCGAACGCGCAGGACGGATGGATTCGCTGACAGTGCTGGTCGAAGCCCGTCCGGACGCCGGCCCCGAGGCCCACCCCATTGCCACAGCGACATTGAAGAAACTGGTCAAGGATCGCATCGGGGTCAGCGTCAACGTCACCGTTCTCCCGCCCGCAGCACTGGAGCGCTCAATCGGCAAAGCCCGCCGTCTCGTGGACAACCGACCGCATGCATGA